The Montipora foliosa isolate CH-2021 chromosome 1, ASM3666993v2, whole genome shotgun sequence genome has a window encoding:
- the LOC137974856 gene encoding contactin-associated protein-like 2 — MTSSQGFLIFVSWFLVGWYFSSAVEVSMEGNGYITYDLRSENIATKTNHITLSFKTFHPSGLLVHGSGSQGDFITIELVHGQIRFTINLGSTKTISGKHTVIIGDNLSDNKWHELRVDRNQRAVVLQVDEEKNQTTTPGSFVSLDLDRFLFIGGLERSSSGNYGLVTAGPGFIGCMKNLYFDHTDIFYGAKDELFDYETHGFVRFVCPNSEYVPVNFPSPDTHLKLSRYSPKKFTVDLFFRTYDGNGVLVYKQSNNSRVYLKIASGSIELEIRVGTDKPIRISEGDDLHDGMWHHVIAGVTGKDLWLKLDTRPELRHENPWLSSIGDFRNRVYIGYGTQKEGFVGCVHRIKLNGNPVNLIRLSGSKISGAVINHCGISSKCFPNPCRNEGQCFQTWRAFSCDCEGTFYHGARCESPLYRATCQEYKALGMVHDAYCQVDPDGTGPLRAFTVMCNMSASEAAMTVVTHDKQGKHRVSFGAAILPNQYFQRITYGSNLQLKLASIRALIERSSNCKQYIRYDCFNSTLLNSPVGPEHVQWLSSTYVRQNYWGGAPSGSNKCKCGVTKTCEDPSKFCNCDAANDNRWRQDSGYLTDKSALPVTMLQFTSDAVHSFFTLGPLECLGSSGQKTSEVPNANFISSACRLVNPPPTIDVPTGISSLLSTTHGTKRKTSITSPGRPREKDPSKHQVTMTTTIATNENSTLVTSVLSHETKSEGVTVHSSITKDKSGVTVHSSITTEDKTVTLPPVTTAEPKSPKVMVITNGSVSYITHVKGQVVYDARFIILVSSSVLAFIILICVIIFVFLKRSGRRYVCCISCKSCGTKTNIPDIEVYRHTVPTESPDAEQLEGLNRGAEEFGAYNLSNGQTVYHSVHRDSHVRKYVSFSASTSKL, encoded by the exons ATGACTTCGAGTCAGGGgttcttaatttttgtttcatggtTTTTGGTGGGTTGGTATTTTTCTTCAGCAGTTGAGGTTAGCATGGAAGGAAATGGTTACATCACTTACGATCTGCGCTCAGAGAATATTGCCACAAAAACAAATCACATTACTTTATCCTTCAAGACATTTCATCCGTCAGGTCTGTTGGTACACGGCAGTGGATCACAAGGCGATTTCATTACCATTGAACTTGTCCATGGGCAGATAAG ATTTACCATCAATCTGGGCAGTACGAAAACCATCTCTGGAAAGCACACAGTGATTATCGGAGACAACTTATCTGATAACAAATGGCATGAACTCAGAGTAGATAGAAATCAACGCGCAGTTGTACTCCAAGTTGATGAGGAAAAAAACCAGACAACCACCCCAGGCTCTTTTGTCAGTCTTGACCTTGATAGATTTCTTTTCATTGGAGGCCTGGAAAGAAGTTCCTCTGGTAATTACGGACTGGTGACTGCTGGTCCAGGTTTCATCGGTTGTATGAAAAATCTATACTTTGATCATACGGATATCTTCTATGGTGCTAAGGATGAATTATTTGATTATGAAACCCATGGATTTGTGCGTTTTGTCTGTCCCAACAGTGAGTATGTTCCTGTTAATTTTCCATCTCCTGACACCCATTTAAAGCTCAGCAGGTATTCTCCTAAGAAGTTTACCGTAGATTTGTTCTTTCGCACTTACGATGGAAATGGCGTATTAGTCTACAAGCAGAGCAATAATTCACGAGTTTATCTTAAAATTGCCTCTGGCAGCATCGAGCTTGAAATCCGAGTAGGAACTGACAAACCAATCAGAATTAGCGAAGGCGATGATTTGCATGATGGGATGTGGCATCACGTGATCGCTGGGGTAACTGGTAAGGATCTATGGCTAAAATTGGATACCAGACCAGAGCTACGTCACGAAAACCCTTGGCTGTCAAGTATTGGTGATTTTCGAAATCGCGTTTACATTGGTTACGGAACACAGAAAGAAGGATTTGTAGGCTGTGTGCAccgaataaaattgaatggaaatCCAGTGAACTTGATTCGCTTGAGCGGTTCCAAGATAAGCGGAGCGGTCATTAATCACTGTGGCATATCGAGCAAGTGTTTTCCGAATCCTTGTCGTAATGAAGGCCAGTGCTTTCAAACGTGGAGAGCTTTCTCTTGTGACTGCGAAGGCACGTTCTATCACGGTGCTCGTTGTGAGAGTCCTCTTTACCGTGCCACTTGTCAAGAGTACAAGGCACTTGGAATGGTCCACGATGCTTACTGTCAAGTGGACCCCGACGGAACTGGACCCTTAAGGGCCTTTACTGTCATGtgcaacatgtcagcctcggaAGCTGCAATGACGGTGGTAACACATGATAAACAAGGCAAACATAGAGTTTCTTTTGGCGCCGCAATCTTGCCCAACCAGTATTTTCAGCGTATCACTTATGGCAGTAACTTACAACTGAAATTAGCAAGTATTCGTGCGCTCATAGAGCGCAGCTCCAATTGCAAACAGTACATAAGATATGACTGCTTCAATTCGACACTTTTGAACTCGCCAGTTGGTCCTGAGCACGTGCAGTGGCTATCAAGTACTTACGTACGACAAAATTACTGGGGTGGCGCTCCTTCGGGAAGCAACAAATGCAAATGTGGTGTGACAAAGACCTGTGAGGACCCTAGTAAGTTCTGTAACTGCGACGCTGCAAATGATAACAGATGGAGACAGGACTCGG gTTACTTGACTGATAAATCGGCATTGCCAGTAACGATGCTGCAGTTCACCTCGGATGCTGTACACTCCTTTTTCACTCTTGGGCCGTTAGAATGTCTTGGCTCTTCTGGTCAAAAAACTAGTGAAGTGCCCAATGCAAATTTCATCTCGTCTGCGTGTAGACTGGTCAATCCACCCCCTACAATCGACGTGCCAACCGGGATCAGCAGCTTATTGTCCACCACCCATGGAACAAAAAGGAAGACTTCCATTACTTCCCCAGGTAGACCAAGAGAAAAGGACCCCTCCAAGCATCAAGTGACCATGACAACTACTATTGCAACCAATGAAAACTCAACCCTGGTGACGTCTGTGTTGAGTCACGAAACCAAAAGCGAGGGTGTGACAGTGCATTCTTCTATCACCAAAGATAAGAGTGGCGTGACAGTACACTCGAGTATCACAACAGAAGATAAGACTGTCACGCTGCCTCCCGTGACAACAGCCGAACCCAAGTCACCAAAGGTGATGGTAATAACAAATGGCAGTGTTTCTTACATTACGCATGTGAAAGGACAAGTTGTTTACGACGCCAGATTCATTATCCTTGTATCTTCTTCTGTGCTCGCGTTCATTATTCTTATTTGCGTgataattttcgtttttctcaAGCGTTCTGGTCGCAGATACGTTTGTTGTATTTCGTGTAAGAGCTGTGGAACAAAAACGAATATCCCGGATATTGAAGTGTATCGTCATACAGTACCCACTGAATCCCCGGATGCAGAGCAGCTGGAAGGTTTGAACCGAGGGGCGGAGGAGTTTGGGGCCTATAACCTGAGCAATGGTCAAACGGTGTATCATTCTGTTCATCGAGACTCGCATGTCAGAAAGTATGTGTCGTTCTCAGCCTCAACCTCCAAACTGTGA